Proteins encoded in a region of the Burkholderia sp. WP9 genome:
- a CDS encoding DUF3293 domain-containing protein, whose protein sequence is MNSASAVDPGTINAYLETHYLVGGDMPMTLRVGMPNAALAALHEAAGVESSAFITACNPFSRHCGDEGNARRQEALAHELTQLRVRFVDGIGQHPSTVWGEPSFLALGLALETAKELGSKYEQNAIVWCGRNAVPQLVLLR, encoded by the coding sequence ATGAATTCTGCATCCGCCGTCGACCCGGGCACGATCAACGCCTACCTTGAGACGCACTATCTCGTTGGTGGCGATATGCCCATGACACTACGCGTAGGCATGCCCAACGCTGCGCTGGCGGCCCTCCACGAGGCTGCCGGCGTCGAGTCCAGCGCATTTATCACGGCCTGCAATCCGTTCAGTCGACATTGCGGCGATGAAGGCAATGCTCGACGCCAGGAGGCACTGGCGCACGAGCTGACCCAGCTCCGCGTGAGATTCGTTGATGGCATCGGGCAACACCCGTCGACAGTGTGGGGCGAGCCGAGCTTTCTGGCTCTGGGGCTTGCACTCGAGACGGCGAAAGAGCTTGGTAGTAAATACGAGCAGAACGCCATCGTTTGGTGCGGGCGTAATGCTGTGCCGCAGTTGGTTTTGCTTCGGTGA
- a CDS encoding winged helix-turn-helix domain-containing protein: MTREEEAAFLAPFFEKAGVGGILVVGEIKQALDERLGRKVALASAYNLLHSHGWRKLAPDKRDPQADVAAQDA; the protein is encoded by the coding sequence ATGACGCGAGAAGAAGAGGCGGCCTTTCTTGCGCCCTTCTTCGAGAAGGCCGGTGTGGGCGGCATCCTGGTGGTCGGCGAGATCAAGCAGGCGCTGGACGAGCGACTGGGGCGCAAGGTTGCCCTGGCTTCCGCCTACAACCTGCTACACAGTCACGGCTGGCGCAAGCTGGCCCCCGACAAGCGAGACCCCCAGGCCGATGTGGCCGCCCAGGACGCCTGA
- a CDS encoding transposase has translation MTDGALDLLILPHVNGACMQTFLDEVCARHPVDRILMVLDGAGRHQSASLRLAHNLRLLTLPPYSPESNPVEHLWDDLREKSFHYRVFDSIDALEHHLYDSFRDLELDRQRVRSIVAWPWIINSPLN, from the coding sequence GTGACTGATGGCGCGCTCGACTTGCTGATCCTGCCGCACGTCAATGGCGCCTGCATGCAGACGTTTCTCGATGAGGTCTGCGCGCGTCATCCCGTCGACCGGATCCTGATGGTCCTCGATGGCGCCGGGCGGCATCAGAGTGCTTCGCTCAGGCTGGCCCACAATCTGCGCCTGCTCACGCTCCCGCCGTACTCGCCTGAGTCCAATCCAGTTGAACATCTCTGGGACGATCTGCGGGAAAAGTCCTTTCACTACCGCGTCTTCGACAGTATCGATGCGCTCGAACACCATCTGTACGACTCGTTTCGCGACCTTGAACTGGACCGTCAACGGGTTCGCTCCATCGTCGCGTGGCCTTGGATCATTAATTCACCGTTGAATTAG